Proteins from a genomic interval of Luteitalea sp.:
- a CDS encoding BamA/TamA family outer membrane protein codes for MARRRRSCRARASAARVAHRASARCRVNLLDSVRDAADGAQSCMTWRRLGLLLAVGIAFGGDAFAAVQEEAAPQAANPAETREQELLAKRREKANQRQPYRPNRVEATLFTIEDTRLFTRIFDPPQGAFAAVGGPGEGAGFGGGGGYRVGTETLNLSLAATGSFKQYWQLDALFRAQDLAGGRAYVELGARHRDAPRENFFGLGPETPLADRTNYTLQMTTLTSRGGIEIGRDVTLSAEVEYLRPRVSGGQDEKHLSIEQRFDDLDAPGLSAEPQLLYAGASLVYEGRDQPGNPRRGGRYAISWGHTRDRDEDRYAFQRLMVDVEQVLPFWGEQRRFVLRGVGVQTDPDAGREVPFYLMPALGGGNTLRGFKTNRFRDQSALLLRAEYRYELNAFLVAALFADAGQVAPSWDAMSRRNFKRNYGFGLRFGAATVVLRADVAFASGEGTRFVLRFGGML; via the coding sequence ATGGCTCGTCGTCGCCGCTCTTGTCGCGCGAGAGCATCGGCGGCGCGAGTTGCGCATCGCGCGTCAGCCCGCTGCCGTGTCAACCTCCTCGATTCGGTTCGCGACGCCGCTGACGGAGCGCAGAGCTGCATGACGTGGCGACGCCTCGGTCTCCTGCTCGCGGTTGGCATTGCCTTCGGCGGTGATGCCTTCGCGGCTGTCCAGGAGGAAGCGGCGCCGCAGGCTGCAAATCCTGCTGAGACGCGCGAGCAAGAGCTGCTGGCGAAGAGGCGCGAGAAGGCGAATCAGCGTCAGCCCTATCGGCCGAACCGCGTCGAAGCGACCCTGTTCACCATCGAAGACACTCGGCTGTTCACCCGCATCTTCGATCCGCCGCAAGGGGCCTTTGCCGCCGTTGGAGGGCCTGGCGAAGGTGCCGGGTTCGGGGGTGGCGGCGGCTACCGCGTGGGGACCGAGACACTGAATCTCAGCTTGGCGGCGACCGGATCCTTCAAACAGTACTGGCAGTTGGACGCCTTGTTCCGCGCGCAGGATCTGGCGGGCGGTCGTGCATACGTGGAGCTTGGCGCCCGCCATCGCGATGCACCGCGCGAGAACTTCTTTGGCCTCGGTCCAGAGACGCCCCTTGCGGACCGCACGAACTACACGTTGCAGATGACGACGCTGACGAGCCGCGGCGGGATCGAGATCGGGCGGGACGTGACGCTGTCAGCGGAGGTCGAGTACCTCCGTCCTCGCGTGAGTGGCGGGCAAGACGAGAAGCATCTGTCCATTGAACAGCGCTTCGATGATCTAGACGCGCCGGGGCTCAGCGCAGAGCCACAATTACTGTACGCCGGCGCGAGCTTGGTGTACGAAGGGCGCGATCAGCCGGGGAATCCGCGACGTGGCGGCCGCTACGCGATCTCGTGGGGCCACACACGAGATCGCGACGAGGACCGCTACGCCTTCCAGCGCCTCATGGTCGACGTCGAGCAGGTGTTGCCGTTCTGGGGCGAGCAGCGCCGATTCGTGCTGCGGGGCGTTGGCGTCCAAACCGACCCGGATGCCGGTCGCGAAGTGCCGTTCTACCTGATGCCAGCGCTCGGCGGCGGGAACACCCTGCGCGGCTTCAAGACGAACAGGTTTCGCGATCAGAGCGCGCTTCTGCTGCGCGCCGAGTACCGCTACGAGCTGAATGCGTTTCTGGTGGCTGCGCTCTTCGCCGACGCCGGCCAGGTGGCGCCGAGCTGGGACGCGATGAGCCGCCGCAACTTCAAGCGCAACTACGGCTTTGGCCTCCGCTTCGGCGCGGCAACCGTCGTCCTTCGCGCGGATGTGGCGTTTGCCAGCGGTGAGGGGACGCGGTTCGTGCTTCGCTTCGGCGGGATGTTGTGA